AACTCCGATAAAGTAACCGTTCTCTCCCTAAAAAGGCCAGCCACCTTCTCTAAATATTCCCTACTTACTTCTAAAGGCAAAACTTTAGCCTCTTCTAAATAGCTTTTCATAAGATCAGTAAAAACTTTTGGGTCTTTTCTTCGAATATAGTCTCCGTTAAGCCAGTTTAGCTTATCCAAAGAGAAAACCGCACCAGTTTTATTTACCTTCTTTAAATCGAATAACTCTTGAGCTTCGGCCAACATAATAATTTCTTTATTTTCACCAGGAGACCAACCTAAAAGTAAAAGATAATTTACCAAACTCTCAGACAAATATCCGGCTTGCCGATACTCCCTTATTGATGTAGCCCCAAACCTCTTAGACATTCTGCCGCCACCAGGAGAAAGGATTAAAGGCAAATGGGCAAACTGAGGAATCTCAAAATCTAAAGCTTTATACATTAAAATTTGCTTAGGAGTATTAGATATATGGTCCTCGCCACGAATCACACAATTTATTTTCATAAGTGCATCATCAACCACGCAACTAAAATTGTAAGTTGGCGAACTGTCACTTTTAATTATCACTTCCTCAGGCTTAGGCAACTCAGTAAAGACAATATTACCTCTAATTAAATCATTTATCTCAATATTCTGAAAATCATATTTAAAAAATACGGCACCGTCTTTTTTATAAGCCTTACCTTCGTTAATAAGCTTTTGAGCATACTCTCGGTAAATATCAAATCTTTGAGACTGCTGATATATTTGGTCCCAATCCATTCCTAACCATTCAATACTTTCTAAAATTTCATCTAAATACTCTTTTTTGGAACGTTCCTGATCGGTATCTTCAATCCGCAGGATAAACTCACCTTTATTTTTACGAGCATAAAGCCAACTGAAAAGACAAGTCCTGGCCCCACCGATATGCAAATATCCAGTCGGCGAAGGGGCAAACCTGGCTCTCAAAATTGGTTTATTGTTAACCATCAAGGTCTCCTCCTAAGCTATCTAAACTTATCTTTAAACTCTCGGCTATTCTTTTGGCTCCATCAATATTACCCAACTTTAAGTAAATTTTCGCTAAAAGCCTATGGGCTTTATCGGTAGGGTGAAACAATAGGCTCTTTCGACAATGAATAAAGGCTTTCTGATAATCATCCTCTTGGTAGGCCATTTGTGAAAGAAGATAATAACTATCAGAGTCACCCGGTGAAACCCTTAGAATCTCTTCTAAATATTCTCGGCTCTTTTGATTGTGACCTAAGCTATGTAAAATATTAGCCATATTAAAATAACCTTTCAGGGAAATTTTTTCAAACCTAACCTCATTCAAAAGATCTAGCTTTTTTAACTCTAAGGAAGCAAAGTTAACTTGATCTTGCTTAAGCTTAGGATTTTTCTTAAAAAAATCAACTGAAACAAAAATTATCCCCTTTTGACCAAAATAAATACATTGATATCCTCGATCTCTTAACAGCTTGATTAACGGAGGTGGTGAGTCACGAAAATAAGTCAAGGCAAACCCTTCTATTTGATATTTCTCTACAATTTCATCAAAGACTTTCTCATTGGCCATAACTATTTCACGATATCGAGAAAAAAACTGATGACCGTAGAACTCTGCCCTTCCGTCAATGAAAACTTGCCGTTGCGGGAAAAAATTAAATATCATTGCTGCCCCGAGATTAAAACTATTAAACATCCTCTCGGGCAACTCACGACTCTTCATAAAATCAATCATATCCTTCGGATACACCGATAAGTCTCGAGAGAAAAATATGCTCCGCTTATTGATCTTACCATCTCTAGTGATATGGGCTCTGCCTAATTTAGGAAACTGTATAACTTTCTTGGCCATCGGAATAGAAAGATTGACTGAATAAACTACAAATAAAACCTCCAGCAAAAGTAAACCCTTTTTATGCAAAATTGTTCTTAAAACAGTCTCCTTAATCACTGGATAACGATCAACAAATATTGCTATTGCCACCGGAATAAAAAAATACATATTCCGTAGCGAGTTTATAGAAAATATAAGCATTAAGACGCCGAGGCCCAAATAAAACCAATTCAAGCTGCTTAAAAAGCAAAGGCACAATATAGCAAAAATAATAAAAATAAAAAACTGCGGTTGAGCATGAATATTACGTAAGGGGCTTTCCAACTCCTGTATATATTTATAAAATAGAGCTTGTTGGCCAGTAATCATACCCTTGATAACTGTTAACGGATAACCAATCACAGCTAGCGGCTGAGGAGTAAAAAGACAAGCAAAAATACTACCGAAAAAGACCACCTTGGCCATTTTGTAAAAATCTTTATCTTCGGAAACTTTATTGAACTTACTTAGAATTAAATAAAGAATCAAAATCAAAGGACCCAAAAAGAAAAAGCCGTGAACATTAACCCAAATCAACTGGACAAAAGGCAACAGCCAAAGCAACCACTTTTTCTTAAAAACAAAAGGCAACAAAAATATGATCATAAAAAGAAGACTGAAGTTGTCCGGTCGCAAGGTAAAACGCCTCAAAGCTAACTGCAGCCCATAAACCAGCAAAGGAAACCCAAATACCCAATTAGCCTTCAGAACCATCACCGTTAAAAGAAAAAATATCAAGGAAAAAAGCACTATTCTTAGAATAAAAAATCCTTGTAAACCAAAAGAATCATGAAAGCGATAAATTAAGGCTTGATACAACCATTCGTGATCAACCCAACCCTTACCATTCATAGTAAAAGAAAATATATCCGTCTTAGGGATAACTTTGCTGATAGTAATATATTCGCCAACCTTGGTGTGGAAAAAATAATCAGCACCACCTAAATTATAACAAGCACATAGAACCAGATAAGAAAAAAAAATGAATAAAATTGGGACTTTTAAAAATCTAACTATTGTTTGAATAACTTTCATGGCTTATTAAACCTTTCGCCCAGCTTAAAAGCTTTAAGGTTAACTTCAAAACTACCCTTTTTGCTAAAGGTTTCTTCCAAAATAGAAATTATTGTTTTTCTCGCTAGAAGCTTTGGCTTCAAAGCGCTTAAAACCCCCAAAACTATAATGTTAGCTACCTTTATATTCCCACACTCCAAGGCCATTTCATTTAAAGGTAAAGCTATTGTCTTTATACCTGTTTTTAAGTTTATTTTGGGAATCAAGTCGGAATTTAAAATAACTAAACTGTTTTGCCTGAATTCACTTCTAAATTTATCCAATGAAGGCTGGTTAAAGATAATCGCAACGTCAGGGCTATCCATAAAAGGAGAGGCTATCGATAAATCAGAAATTTTTACTAAACAGTGAGCGGTTCCACCCCGCATCTCTGCTCCGTAAGAAGGAAAAAAAATAGTATGCTTGCCTTCACAGGTAGCAGCTCTAGCTAAAATCTTACCCAAGCTCATTAAGCCTTGACCGCCAAATCCTGAAATTAAAATATCTGTCTTCACTATTCTTTAATAACTCCTAAGGGAAATTCTTTTACCATTTCTTCTTCAATCCATTTTACCGATTCCAACGCTGACTTCTGCCAAATTGTCGGACAACTACTTAAAACTTCAACTAAAGAAAAACCCTTTCTGGAAATTTGATTCATAAAGGCTTTCTTTATATACTGACGAGTCTTAACTACCTGTTTAGGACTACTAACTGAGCTACGAACAATATAAGTTACCCCGTTAAGATCTTTAAGCATTTCGCTTAGATGTAAGGGCCAACCTTCACCACTTCCAGGATCTCTTCCCCAAGGAGTAGTAGCTGTTCTTTGCCCAACGACAGTGGTCGGAGCCATTTGGCCTCCGGTCATACCATAGCAAGCATTATTCACAAAGATACAAGTTAAGTTCTCTCCTCTATTGGCAGCATGGACAGTTTCAGCCAAACCAATAGAAGCTAAATCTCCATCACCTTGATAAGTAAAAACTACGTTTTTCGGCAAGCAACGCTTTATACCGGTTGCAACAGCTAAAGCTCTTCCGTGAGCAGCCTCGGAAACATCAAAATCCCAATAGTCATAAGCAACTACTGCACAACCCACCGGAGCAACTCCAATAATTTTATCTCTCAAACCCAACTCATCAACAACTTCAGCTACTAACCGGTGTAAAATTCCATGACCGCATCCAGAACAATAATGCGTGCTGACGTCTTTTAAGCTTTGTGGTCGACTGAATTTTTTCTTCATATCTGTTTCTTTACGAATTTAACAATATCTAAGGTAGACGGAACCCCGCCGCCAGTTTTTCCTAAAAAATAAACTTCCTTCTCAGGCAAAGCCAAACGTACGTCGTCTACCATTTGGCCCAAAGACTGTTCTACAACCACTAACCTCTTTAACTTTTCAGCAGTCTTTCGTAAACCCTTTTCAGGATAAGGCCATAAACTTATTGGCCTGAAAAGACCCGAGTTTATGTTTTGCTTTCTTAAAATATCCACGGCTTCTTTAGCCATGCGAGCCTGTGACCCATAGGCAACGATTAAAATTTCAGCATCTTTAACCTTGTAAGTAGAGAATCTTTGTTCGCTTTTTTTAATTTGCTCCCATTTTTTCTCTAATTTCAGATTATGTAACTCAAGCAAACCTTCTTTCAAAAAGAACGACTTTACTACTTTAGGAGATTTTTTCTTTAAACAACCTAAAGCCCAGTCTTTTTTGGGCAAGTTTTTCTTAAATACTTTTTTAAATTTTAAGCTAACTGGTTCCATCATCTGACCAATAACCGCATCAGCCAAAACTAAAACCGGATTTCTATAGTAATCAGCTAAATCAAAGGCTAAGACAGTAAGCTCACCAGCCTCTTCAACGCTCCAAGGAGAAAGGGCCGGAGTAAAATAATCACCATGACCGCCACCGCGAGTAGTCTGAAAATAATCTGCCTGCGAAGGAGCGATATTGCCTAAGCCCGGTCCACCCCGCATCACATTAATAATTACTGCTGGGAGCTCGGCGCCAGCCAAATAAGAAATTCCTTCCTGCTTTAAAGATATTCCCGGGCTAGATGAACTAGTCATTGACCGTCGGCCAGTGCTGGATGCACCAAAAACCATATTTATTGCTGCCAGTTCACTCTCGGCCTGAATAAAGGCTCGACCACACTGCTTCATCGCCTTAGCCATATAAGCAATGATTTCATTCTGAGGAGTTATTGGATAACCAGCATAAAAATCGCAACCGGCCTTAACTGCAGCCTCGGCCATAGCTTCATTGCCAGTCATTAATCTTCTCTTTTGTTGTCGACTATTCTTCATGAACTTCAATACAGGTTTCCGGACAAATAAAAAAACAAAATCCACAACCAATGCAATTAGTTTTTGGATTTATTTCAATATACTTAACCCCTTTTTTATTTAAATCTAAAGACTGCTTAAGGTATTTGGTCGGACAATAAAAAATGCAAAGCTCGCAGGCCTTGCACCTATCCTTATCTACGATTATTCGGCAAGAAACCGGCCGGGATATTTTTTGATTACTGTTTTTTTTACGGCTGGTATACAGCTTACTCATTTTTTTACTGATCTTGTTTCCAATGCTTTTCTTATTTTACCACTAAGACTTTCGGCATCTAAACCATACATGTTTAGCAAATCTTTTCTTTTAGCTGCCGGTATAAATTCATCAGGGAATCCAACCCTAATCAATTTAGTTTTTTTAAGTAAATCATAGGACTCATATAATTCGATAACAGCACTACCAAAACCACCGGCTAAATTTCCTTCTTCAATGGTAATAATTAAATCATGATTCAAGACTAGTTGTTTTAATAGGTCCTCATCAAGAGGTTTTATAAAACGAGCATTTACTACTGTAAGCTTAATCCCCTCCTTAGCCAACAAATCGGAACATTCTACAGCTACTCTAACCATTGAACCAAGTGCAATTAAACAAACATCTTCTCCGGCCCTGATAAGCTCTGATTTACCAATTTCAATGGCCTGTTTTTTGTCTAAAGAGTAGGCTGCTTCGCGTGGATAGCGTATACTCACTGGTTTTTTAAGACTCGTGGCAAATTCTAGCATATTCTGAAACTCTTCGCCATCTTTAGGTGCCAAGCAAACCATGTTTGGAATGGCCCGTAAATACCCAATATCAAAAACGCCGTGATGAGTAGGGCCATCTTCTCCTACTACTCCGGAACGATCAATAGCGAAAATTACGCCCAAATTTTGCAAAGCTACATCGTGAATAATTTGATCATAGGCCCGCTGCAAAAACGTAGAATAAATAGCAACAACCGGTTTAAGACCCCGCTTGGCAAGGCCAGAAGCAAAACCAACAGCATGAGACTCAGCAATGCCAACATCGAACAACCTACCAGGAAATTTCTTACCAAATAAATCAAGCCCGGTTCCTTTTGGCATAGCAGCAGTTATCGCCACTATCTTAGGATCTTTCTCAGCTAAAATAATAAGTTTTTTAGCAAAAATATCACTAAAGGTCTCTTTGACTGGTCTATCCGACTGACCGGTTTCAACATCAAAGCCTGATGTTCCATGGAAATATTCAGGATTCTCTTCAGCATGGACATAACCCTTACCTTTTTTAGTTATGACATGCAAGACTCTCGGACCACTAAGAGTCGCAACGTTAATCAAAGTAGGAACTAAAGCTTCTAAATTATGTCCATCAATCGGACCAAAATAACGAAAACCTAACTCTTCAAAAAATATTCCTGGAACAACTAAACCCTTTACGCTTTCTTCAAATTTACGGGCTCTTTTTACTAGCCCTTTGATTAAAGAAAAATGTTCTAAAAAAGATTCCAATTCATTTTTTATCCGGTTATAAATCGGTGCTGAAATTATCTTGGTAAGATGTGCACTCAATGCTCCCACCGAAGGTGAAATGCTCATCTCATTATGATTAACAACTACTAAAACATCATTCTGAGAATGACCACAAGAATTCAACGCCTCAAAACACATCCCTCCAGTTAACGAACCGTCGCCGACTACGGCTATGGTTTTTGTCTTATCTTTTTCAAGTCGCTTAGCCTCAGCTAGTCCTTGAGCCCAAGATATTGCCGTAGAAGCATGGCCAGAAATATATAAGTCATAAGCTGACTCCTGATAATTAGGAAAACCGCTTATACCTTTATATTCTCTCAAAGTAGAAAAACTTTTTTTGCGACCAGTAATTATTTTATGAGCATAGGCTTGATGCCCTACATCAAAAATAATCGAATCTTGCGGTGTATCAAAACAATAATGCAAAGCCAAGCATAGCTCAACTGCTCCTAAAGATGAGGCTAGATGCCCACCTTTCTGAGAAACTACCCTAACAATTAAATCCCTTATTTCCTGACTTAAAAGTTTCAGCTCCTCAATGGTTAGCTTTTTTAAATCTTGACTGGAATTCACCCTATTCAAAATCATTGTTCTTTAGAAATAATTGCTTCGACTAGTTTTTTAATTAATTCTTGGTCTTTTTGACTAATTTGATAAAACTCTATTCCAGTATCATATCCTAAAGATTCAGAAGACTCTAAGTCTCGCCTAGGCACCATCCAAGTTACCCTGCCCTTGCAGCTCACTACGCTACTATTTACTTCAATTTCCAAACCAACCATCGAAGAAACCTCAATAGCTTCATCAATAATAACTCGAACTCCTCCGGCGCCGATATTTTCAGTTATAGTCGCGATGACACTCTCTTTTGGAGTATGGACAATTATTTTACAAGGAAGATTAGCTCGAGGAAAACGTCTTTTTTCTGTATTTTGCCAACTCATTATTTTTCACCTCACATCTTTTTTATACTCAACCCTCTTTATTGAAAGAGCTTTGCCGGTTTCTGGATCAGCCTCAAACAAAACCCCCTGTATGCGCACATCATCTTGGGCTAAATCAAAACGTATCGGTAGATTGGTAACAAACCGCTCAACAATCTGACCTTTCTGGCGCCCCAAAACAGAATCAAAACTTCCAGTCATACCACAATCAGTAATATAGGCCGTGAAGTCATCAATAATCCTTTCATCAGCAGTGGGTATATGAGTATGCGTACCAATAACTGCCGTTACCTTCTGAGCAAGAAAATAGCCCATAGCTAATTTCTCACTTGTTGCCTCAGCATGCATATCAACAACAATTATCTTAGCTTGA
Above is a genomic segment from Candidatus Omnitrophota bacterium containing:
- the gltX gene encoding glutamate--tRNA ligase — its product is MVNNKPILRARFAPSPTGYLHIGGARTCLFSWLYARKNKGEFILRIEDTDQERSKKEYLDEILESIEWLGMDWDQIYQQSQRFDIYREYAQKLINEGKAYKKDGAVFFKYDFQNIEINDLIRGNIVFTELPKPEEVIIKSDSSPTYNFSCVVDDALMKINCVIRGEDHISNTPKQILMYKALDFEIPQFAHLPLILSPGGGRMSKRFGATSIREYRQAGYLSESLVNYLLLLGWSPGENKEIIMLAEAQELFDLKKVNKTGAVFSLDKLNWLNGDYIRRKDPKVFTDLMKSYLEEAKVLPLEVSREYLEKVAGLFRERTVTLSELVGKTRFCFSEDFNYDQKGEKILETDSSKEVSFLLDKLRPMVDFQKEAIEQIFRSAAESLNLKLRLLVQPVRVALIGRKDGPGLFEVIELIGKDRVIKRLERLLKYWKDKKEMIR
- a CDS encoding 4Fe-4S binding protein; translated protein: MSKLYTSRKKNSNQKISRPVSCRIIVDKDRCKACELCIFYCPTKYLKQSLDLNKKGVKYIEINPKTNCIGCGFCFFICPETCIEVHEE
- the vorB gene encoding 3-methyl-2-oxobutanoate dehydrogenase subunit VorB, with amino-acid sequence MKNSRQQKRRLMTGNEAMAEAAVKAGCDFYAGYPITPQNEIIAYMAKAMKQCGRAFIQAESELAAINMVFGASSTGRRSMTSSSSPGISLKQEGISYLAGAELPAVIINVMRGGPGLGNIAPSQADYFQTTRGGGHGDYFTPALSPWSVEEAGELTVLAFDLADYYRNPVLVLADAVIGQMMEPVSLKFKKVFKKNLPKKDWALGCLKKKSPKVVKSFFLKEGLLELHNLKLEKKWEQIKKSEQRFSTYKVKDAEILIVAYGSQARMAKEAVDILRKQNINSGLFRPISLWPYPEKGLRKTAEKLKRLVVVEQSLGQMVDDVRLALPEKEVYFLGKTGGGVPSTLDIVKFVKKQI
- a CDS encoding 2-oxoglutarate oxidoreductase; its protein translation is MKKKFSRPQSLKDVSTHYCSGCGHGILHRLVAEVVDELGLRDKIIGVAPVGCAVVAYDYWDFDVSEAAHGRALAVATGIKRCLPKNVVFTYQGDGDLASIGLAETVHAANRGENLTCIFVNNACYGMTGGQMAPTTVVGQRTATTPWGRDPGSGEGWPLHLSEMLKDLNGVTYIVRSSVSSPKQVVKTRQYIKKAFMNQISRKGFSLVEVLSSCPTIWQKSALESVKWIEEEMVKEFPLGVIKE
- a CDS encoding 2-oxoacid:acceptor oxidoreductase family protein, whose translation is MKTDILISGFGGQGLMSLGKILARAATCEGKHTIFFPSYGAEMRGGTAHCLVKISDLSIASPFMDSPDVAIIFNQPSLDKFRSEFRQNSLVILNSDLIPKINLKTGIKTIALPLNEMALECGNIKVANIIVLGVLSALKPKLLARKTIISILEETFSKKGSFEVNLKAFKLGERFNKP
- the dxs gene encoding 1-deoxy-D-xylulose-5-phosphate synthase — encoded protein: MLNRVNSSQDLKKLTIEELKLLSQEIRDLIVRVVSQKGGHLASSLGAVELCLALHYCFDTPQDSIIFDVGHQAYAHKIITGRKKSFSTLREYKGISGFPNYQESAYDLYISGHASTAISWAQGLAEAKRLEKDKTKTIAVVGDGSLTGGMCFEALNSCGHSQNDVLVVVNHNEMSISPSVGALSAHLTKIISAPIYNRIKNELESFLEHFSLIKGLVKRARKFEESVKGLVVPGIFFEELGFRYFGPIDGHNLEALVPTLINVATLSGPRVLHVITKKGKGYVHAEENPEYFHGTSGFDVETGQSDRPVKETFSDIFAKKLIILAEKDPKIVAITAAMPKGTGLDLFGKKFPGRLFDVGIAESHAVGFASGLAKRGLKPVVAIYSTFLQRAYDQIIHDVALQNLGVIFAIDRSGVVGEDGPTHHGVFDIGYLRAIPNMVCLAPKDGEEFQNMLEFATSLKKPVSIRYPREAAYSLDKKQAIEIGKSELIRAGEDVCLIALGSMVRVAVECSDLLAKEGIKLTVVNARFIKPLDEDLLKQLVLNHDLIITIEEGNLAGGFGSAVIELYESYDLLKKTKLIRVGFPDEFIPAAKRKDLLNMYGLDAESLSGKIRKALETRSVKK
- a CDS encoding PilZ domain-containing protein; amino-acid sequence: MSWQNTEKRRFPRANLPCKIIVHTPKESVIATITENIGAGGVRVIIDEAIEVSSMVGLEIEVNSSVVSCKGRVTWMVPRRDLESSESLGYDTGIEFYQISQKDQELIKKLVEAIISKEQ